The following are from one region of the bacterium genome:
- a CDS encoding gamma carbonic anhydrase family protein, whose protein sequence is MILPFHGRTPRIAESAFIAPSATIIGDVTIGDEASVWFGAVLRGDVGRIEIGARTSVQDNAVLHTTDRIATVIGDDVTIGHGAVLEGCTIERGALVGMNAVVLHEAVVGEEALIAAGSVVTDGTKIPARTLAAGTPCRIRKPLEGVAAQWIARAGPAYVRLSRRYLAEHGASSAASRTAGGRASEGPVPG, encoded by the coding sequence ATGATTCTTCCATTCCACGGACGCACGCCGCGGATCGCCGAGAGCGCCTTCATCGCGCCGAGCGCCACCATCATCGGCGACGTGACGATCGGCGACGAGGCCAGCGTCTGGTTCGGCGCGGTGCTGCGCGGCGACGTGGGGCGAATCGAAATCGGCGCGCGGACCAGCGTGCAGGATAACGCGGTGCTGCACACCACCGACCGGATCGCCACCGTCATCGGCGACGACGTCACGATCGGCCACGGCGCGGTGCTCGAGGGCTGCACGATCGAGCGCGGCGCGCTGGTCGGCATGAATGCGGTGGTGCTCCATGAAGCCGTCGTCGGCGAGGAAGCGCTCATCGCCGCGGGCAGCGTCGTCACGGACGGCACCAAAATACCGGCCCGCACGCTCGCGGCCGGCACGCCCTGCCGGATCCGCAAGCCGCTCGAGGGCGTAGCGGCGCAGTGGATCGCCCGCGCCGGCCCGGCCTACGTGCGGTTGTCGCGGCGGTACTTGGCGGAACACGGCGCGTCGAGCGCCGCCTCGCGAACGGCCGGCGGCCGGGCGTCAGAGGGCCCGGTGCCCGGATAG
- a CDS encoding benzoate-CoA ligase family protein, which yields MDLSLDIPDAFNVTTAFVDHNLETGRERAVAIHADDRRISYGELAAQVNRAGNALRGLGVRPEERVFLLLLDSPEFAYLFWGAIRIGAVPVPTNTALRSQDYAYMLRDSRARVLVVSDALLPAVEPALRDAPDLRHVVVAGTNAVPAVPGPARHALADLLSAADDRLAPAPTHRDEPAFWLWSSGSTGAPKGTVHLHHDMLWAAELYGRGVLGIEPDDVCLSIAKLYFAYGLGNGLYFPLRVGASTVLFPGRFDPPTYFGLIERHRPTLFFGVPTAYAAMLAADGPKSLGAVRRCVSAGEPLPAAIFTRWKERFGVEILDGIGSTEALHIYISNRPGRVRPGSSGEVVPGYEVRIVDEGGRDLPPGEMGDLLVRGDSVAAYYWNKHAQTRRTFAGEWFRSGDKYYRDDDDYYWYCGRSDDMLKAGGQWVSPAEVEATLIQHPAVLECGVVGCADADELVKPYAFVVLKADQTGSDALAREIQAFVRDKIAAFKYPRWIEFVPDLPKTATGKIQRFRLRERLSPPAASASS from the coding sequence ATGGACTTGTCGCTCGACATCCCCGACGCGTTCAACGTCACGACCGCGTTCGTCGACCATAACCTCGAGACGGGCCGGGAACGCGCGGTGGCGATCCACGCGGACGATCGCCGCATCTCCTACGGCGAACTCGCCGCGCAGGTCAACCGCGCCGGGAACGCGCTGCGCGGGCTCGGCGTCCGGCCGGAGGAGCGGGTCTTTCTGCTCCTGCTCGATTCCCCGGAATTCGCCTATCTGTTCTGGGGCGCGATCCGGATCGGCGCGGTGCCGGTCCCGACGAACACGGCGTTGCGGTCCCAGGACTATGCGTACATGCTGCGCGACAGCCGCGCGCGCGTCCTGGTCGTCAGCGACGCGCTCCTTCCGGCCGTCGAGCCGGCGCTGCGGGACGCGCCGGATCTGCGCCACGTCGTGGTCGCCGGGACGAACGCGGTGCCGGCCGTGCCCGGGCCCGCCCGGCACGCTCTCGCCGATCTGCTGTCGGCGGCGGACGATCGGCTCGCGCCGGCGCCGACCCACCGCGACGAGCCGGCGTTCTGGTTGTGGAGCAGCGGGAGCACCGGCGCGCCGAAAGGCACCGTGCACCTGCACCACGACATGCTGTGGGCCGCGGAGCTGTACGGGCGGGGCGTGCTCGGGATCGAGCCCGACGACGTGTGCCTGTCGATCGCGAAGCTGTATTTCGCCTACGGCCTCGGCAACGGACTCTACTTTCCCCTGCGCGTCGGCGCGTCGACCGTGCTGTTTCCCGGCCGCTTCGACCCGCCGACGTACTTCGGGCTGATCGAGCGCCACCGGCCGACGCTGTTCTTCGGCGTGCCCACGGCATATGCCGCGATGCTCGCCGCGGACGGCCCGAAGAGCCTCGGCGCGGTGCGGCGGTGTGTCTCGGCCGGCGAGCCGCTGCCGGCGGCGATCTTTACGCGGTGGAAAGAGCGGTTCGGGGTCGAGATCCTGGACGGGATCGGGTCGACCGAGGCCCTGCACATCTACATCAGCAACCGGCCCGGACGCGTGCGCCCCGGCAGCAGCGGCGAGGTGGTCCCGGGATATGAGGTGCGGATCGTGGACGAGGGCGGTCGCGACCTGCCGCCCGGCGAAATGGGCGACCTGCTCGTGCGCGGTGACAGCGTTGCCGCCTATTACTGGAACAAGCACGCGCAGACCCGGCGGACGTTCGCGGGCGAGTGGTTCCGGAGCGGCGACAAGTACTATCGCGACGACGACGATTACTACTGGTACTGCGGCCGTTCGGACGACATGCTCAAAGCGGGCGGACAGTGGGTGTCCCCCGCGGAGGTCGAAGCGACGCTGATCCAGCACCCCGCGGTGCTCGAGTGCGGGGTCGTCGGCTGCGCGGACGCGGACGAACTGGTCAAGCCCTACGCCTTCGTCGTTCTGAAGGCCGATCAGACCGGGTCGGACGCGCTCGCGCGCGAGATTCAGGCGTTCGTCCGCGACAAGATCGCGGCGTTCAAGTATCCGCGGTGGATCGAGTTCGTCCCGGACCTGCCGAAGACCGCCACAGGCAAGATTCAGCGGTTCCGGCTGCGCGAACGGCTGTCGCCGCCGGCGGCCTCCGCTTCATCGTAG
- a CDS encoding enoyl-CoA hydratase/isomerase family protein yields MGEMISLEREGAVGVISLHRAPANAYNPQFAGEFQAAVDGARDDPAVRAVIVRSTLPKFFSAGADVKWFAGSTLEDKVMFITHMHEVLRRVETTPKVFIAAIAGHCLGGGMEIALACDLRFAAAGAYGLGQPEISLGIIPGNGGTQRLPRLIGKSRALDLMITGRSVSPDEALAIGLVDRVFPAEELFAKTAAYADGLANGAAVAVGLIKLTVNRGLEMALDDALAYEREALFRAFITEDGVEGVRAFSERRPAQFKGR; encoded by the coding sequence ATGGGAGAGATGATCAGCCTGGAGCGCGAAGGCGCCGTCGGCGTGATCTCGCTGCACCGCGCACCCGCCAACGCCTACAATCCGCAGTTCGCCGGCGAGTTCCAAGCGGCGGTCGACGGCGCGCGCGACGATCCCGCCGTGCGGGCGGTGATCGTGCGGAGCACCCTGCCGAAGTTTTTCTCCGCCGGGGCCGACGTGAAGTGGTTCGCCGGGTCGACGCTCGAGGACAAGGTCATGTTCATCACGCACATGCACGAGGTGCTGCGCCGCGTCGAGACGACCCCCAAGGTGTTCATCGCGGCGATTGCCGGGCACTGCCTCGGCGGAGGCATGGAAATTGCGCTGGCGTGCGACCTGCGGTTCGCCGCCGCGGGGGCGTACGGGCTCGGCCAGCCCGAGATCTCGCTCGGCATCATCCCGGGAAACGGCGGGACGCAGCGGCTGCCGCGCCTGATCGGCAAGAGCCGCGCGCTCGACCTGATGATTACCGGACGATCGGTCTCGCCCGACGAGGCGCTCGCGATCGGGCTCGTCGACCGCGTGTTCCCCGCGGAGGAGTTGTTCGCCAAAACGGCCGCGTACGCCGACGGACTGGCCAACGGCGCCGCGGTGGCCGTGGGGTTGATCAAGCTCACGGTCAACCGGGGGCTCGAGATGGCGCTCGACGATGCGCTGGCCTACGAACGGGAGGCGCTGTTCCGGGCGTTCATCACCGAGGACGGGGTGGAGGGCGTGCGCGCGTTCTCGGAGCGGCGGCCGGCGCAGTTCAAGGGGCGGTAG